The genomic stretch ATGACTTAGGAGAGGCAGTatcaaataatctccatgaaaTTACATGATACAAGGGGCAGGGTCAAGTAATCTCAAGATATATGCcaattacaaatgtataacacCACTGTATACTAAATATCATGGATTTGCTATTAGCAGTTCCTCTAAAACTGACCTACCAGTAGTAAGCATCAACTTTAACAATGATTGCTGATGCCTATgctaaaataaatggagaatgtgtccccTTGGACACAGATGATGGCCCTGCTtgcatacaacattataaagggacataactcaagaacaataAAATGGACACTCccaaaatttgtacttgatctgagttttgtggtaataagtattgtgtataggTTTCGTAATGTTTGGTAAGGGCAAACTTAAGTTAGTACAGAACAGAAACttaaattcagcattttttccccAATTTATAAATGGGCATAACTCGAGAATGGTttaagtgatgccaccaaaattcaaacttgatctgttttttttgtggtaattagcattgtgtataagtttcatatcatttggatgaggcaaactcaagttagaaaatggaaaccaattttgagACGTACAGACAGatagacaagggtaaaacttaatgccccctccactttggcgggggcataaaaactaTGCCCAAGTCTCAATGTAGCAGAGGCATCAACaagaaaaaagcaaaaaaacataaaacaaacccAGAATGAATATATGAGTAGTAGAGAATAATGAATATTACTCCATATCTACCTCTGAAAAGGGCTATGAAATTATCCATCCAATAAAAAGAACATAAAAGGGCatctttttattattgatttttttgtatttttataaacatttatttgcaCTGTGTTTTGACATTTAAATGATgcatgaatgaataaataaataaataatgacaaatttatttacacaaaataatgaaagaaatGGGTTAACAAGTAATGTGATGGAAGTTTGAAAAATTTCCCATGATTCCACTTcagaataaaatacaaaaaaaaggcATAAATGGCAtgttcgctttaaatacgttatACATCTTATATTCTAGAATTCCTATACCAAAGCTATGTGAATATTTTCTTATGTGCAAAGAAATaagcaaattataaaaaaatatgtgaaaatgtcaTCTCATAAATATATTGTAGAAATTTTTGAAAGAAGAACAAATATGGACAGATATATTTCTTACCATGATTATTgataaattgtgaaaagaaatTATGTAAAAGTTTCTTGTCTCTCTCTCTTATTTAAAAATCCCACCAGCTGGTGTGTTTTAGAGATAAATGAGTTGTCAAATTCCCTTAAGAATCtaagaaaaaatttaaaatgaaaaatatagtgGTCCAAGACTTGAAAACACCTATTCATGTTAAGTAGCTTTTTAACACAAAACCCAATCCCTACAATGTACTTTACAAGaatattttccttttaaaaaaaaccttcattACAAACCGAAGGAAAAAGAATCATGTTTATACTAAGGACAATATTTAAATGCTGCCAACACTAAGATTTGCTCTTAATTACTATAATTATgaagatgttttaaaaacaattgcattaattaacatgattaaaaacatattttgctAGTATAAATAACACTAATGCTCGACAAATTTAATGCCAACCCATGTTAAattgagcatagagcatgacatgattGAATTATTTCATGAATaagtaaataattaatttttaacagAATTTATATACCATTGATTTGTCAAgtaaaactattttgtttttcagCTAAAGAATCTATTTTTCAACAggttaaaaccagatgctccacagggcgcagcgttatacaaccgcagaggtcgaactctgaacagttggggcaagtatggacacaacattcaagcttgaaacagctctgaatttggattgtgattaaatactagtagttgacacagcaaaggtttccgacacagaatgaatgtggtctaatgaacttaaaaatatttttgtttatgcttgtgagcaatacactatgctgttgaatattaatcccctcaaaaaaaaaaaaaaatagaaaaaaaaatctttttaatttctgaaatcagaaatgagaaaatttttacccccccccccccccccccttttcagctacacatctcaagacaatcatcatttcaaaatacataattttcaatcagtgtaagggaggtaatcaagtaaccaaacatatatataacagtgttctataaattttaattggattacctccccttcactgcttttaaattgcctatattgtcctttaaccagaaaaacccttgtttcccccctttttttggcccctaattgcttaatgatttgagccataacccccaattACCATCCCTATgaagtatggaaacttgtggtataattttagAGAGaattatacacttaaacacaagttatcgactgaaaactacaaaaatgcttatttgggccccttttttggccgctcccttattgaaaccccccttggagcaagaaccccaaaactcaattccagcctcTCCTTTCTAGTAAGAAgttttgtagtataatttcaaaaAGATCCATACATGtacactttaacacaagttattgtctagaaacttgaaaaatgcttctttttggcctttttttggtcccttatttcttaaatttcagggatattaaccccaaactgaatcCAAGCCTTCCTTTTGTTATATTGAACCTTGTGGTATATTGTCGGAGAGATCTATACAGTAATacataagttattgtccagaaactacaaaaatgcttgtttttggccccatTTAggccttaattcctagactgtttgccccttaacctttaaaataaatcccaaccttctacttaatggtattaaacattgtggtacaatttcagagcaattgaaatacttatacacaacttattgtcctgaaactagataaatgtttgttttgggccccttttggtccctaattcctaaactgttgggaccataaccatAACATTCAGTATGCTGTTGTATTTGAGTTGATTGTAATTTATTGGTCTATGCTCTGATTTTAGAATTCAATGGTCTTGTTAGCAGAATCATGAATCTCACCAAagcaaatcaatcccaaccttccttttgtgtttattaacattgtgttaaaattttattgatttctatccactgatactaaagttattatccggaaaccatccgtcttcgtaCGACGCTGATGATGACGACGaagacaacgtgataccaatatacgactaaattttaaaaattttttgcggttgtataaaaagtGTGCTGAAGTCCAAAAATTTAATCATGTTAAAGCACACCATATACCCTGAAAACCAATTTCATGTGTTGAAGTATCTCAGCCTTAAAATAGTCAGTGGCAGATTCAGGGGTTGACCCCTTCCTCCCCTTTTTTTTTGACaaccaatgcatttgaatggggatgtatagttggaacccctctttttaaaatggctggatctgctcCTGAGAGTGATCATGCATATATGTTTATGTGAACTGATAATTTGAAAAAGTATCTATAACTCCTTTACCTCACATTAATTTCATGCTTGATAattatatatgaatttttaaaagGTAAGATTTTATGGTTTGATCATTGATGTTTGTGGTACATGCAAACACAAAAAACACTCATGTACTTTTTCATCCAAGTCTTTTATACAAGTAGCTAATTTTGCATTGAATTGTAAGTTTTCTGAGTACAAATTTTCCTTCTCGTACAGTATCAAGTTAAGGAGTACAATCAGGAATAGTTTGCATCAACATTTTAATATACACATCCTTTCAATAATTTCAGAAACATTTTTAAAGCaccaaattataaaaattaactaCTCTTTATGTCAAATATGATCAGGAATataattttaaactatatacatgatataaactGAGTTCAATCTCAGTGACTGTTCCAATGAAAGTAGTCTTTTTGTCTAGTGTAATGGTCAACAATAGTTACTGATACACAATGCTACACCTTTAAACTACAGGATGACAAATCTCTTGATCATGCATTCAAGTTTCAACATTTTATAAGCTGTCAACAAGGGGTGCATTTCTAGCTGTGGCGCAGAGTCTTGATGGAATTCAAAATCAGTATTCTTTGGTAAAAATCACAATATCTTTTTCTACATAATTTGATCATTCTTGTTAATTTCTTCATTATTATGCTGAGCTTATTTGTTCTTGACAATGGCACTTTCTGATAATACTGTTAACTAAGTAACAAAAATTCACTATACCATTGAATTGGACTCTCCAAGTTTGTCTGCAACCTGCAATAAATAATTATCTGTCCAATAACTTCAaagattcatcaaaatataaaaataaataaagatttctTCTGTGtattcttttgttttataatttcttttcacATAGAATGTCGTTTTTGAGAATTTGACATGGTCCTGAGtgcattttaaaacatttgtaacaTTATACAATGATGTCTTCTGTTAGTTTTATTGTTACtgtgttgttaggttgctgttcctttgaccatggaagtattatattgacaggaactccaacgAAAAATTAGCACATTCGCACCCCACTGATTTCTTTAGGAAAATAAAAGGTTCCGACTCAGTATGTCAAGTATGTGATAACTCCTTTGTGGGGTATCTGTGATACCGCCCTCGCGTGTGTAGTTTACAGAAACTGATCTTATCACGTGATCTGTTATCGAGGGTCTAATCTACCTACCAATGTAAATAAACACGGAAACTCCCGTGGCTAATTGCGAATCGCTACATGAATAACGACACCTGTTTCTATTCATTAATTAAAGACTACAGCTGAAACAATCTTAAAAATCGGTCCATGTTTAACAGaatgacaaaagaaaaataactgtatttggaAAGAAGGTAagattatttttagttttgtctAATATGTTTTTATCACTAGAACTAGGAAATCGGGAAATATCGGATTATGAAGATTACATGACTCTGAAGTAGAGTGTTTGCAGAAAATAATTTGATGTCCGTGTAGTGTGCCTGATGGCGCctgataactcaaattttaagttaaagaTTGTAAATTTTAATCGAGTGTAACACAAATATTAATAGTTTTCTCGATCGTAAAATGTAACTTAACATATTTATAGAAATTGTTTTAAGCACTAAGAGGTGTAAAATTATACGCCCGTGATTGTCTCTCCATATAGTATGTATCAAGTTAAAACACAGATTACATgtacaccttttttttttaaattcaacctGGTCCGAGATTGCTCTGGCGTCTGACGGATTTGTtttgggaaatttataaaattttctttttgttgaaatgaatgaaacatttgacaCCGGACTTTCAGTAAACAATTCAACAAGTGATTTGTTAGCAGTAAACCTCAATTATACATGCAGATTACAACTATTTGTTTCCTTACACAAGACATTTattataattcaatataaaaataagaagatatgattgccaataagactactctccaccagagatcaaatgaaACAGAAGTTTTCAACTTACAGccttaaacatattttaacaaatccatttcatatatgaaaaaaattctATTGGCCTGATTATGCACAAAACAAATAACAGAGAAACAAATAAGcgaatataaagaataaatagaTATTTGCGATGTCCATGCAaacgattatgttttttttcagtttttttttttggggggggggggggggggatcataTGGCATCTGTTTGAAATTAATCAGTTAGTTGTCAGTAATGATTTTGTTTCACATTGGTAGCGCAAAAGGGGGATGGTTAATTTTTTACTGCAACTGAATCAAATGAAGAATAGCATTACTTTTTTTTCAGTAAACTGATATGGCGGAACTTTGCCGTTTATGTAGTTCCACTATTCCACACACTAAGAATCATTTGCCATATGATAAATCAAGATTTTCAAGGGATATAAAACTTGCCTTAAAAGTTGATATAGAACAAGACACAACTAGTCATCCACAGTATATTTGTGAGTCATGCAGAATGAAATTAAGGCGCTGGAGAAAGCTAGAACTTTAATAATCGGAAAGTAAATTCAAAGCCGATTAATATCAATGTCAACTATCAAATATCTAACACTGCTGAAATTAATTGGGAACAAATTCAGCAACATGCAGTCAACCTTGGATTCACTCTTTGTAGTGACAGCAGTCGTAGATATTTCAGTCTACAGTCGGGTCCTTCACACTGAATCATCTTTTCTATTGAACATGTTTTAGATTTACAAAAGCAATAAAACTCTTCAATTTCTTCTCCgataattttttcaaattcttcatCATCAAAATCGTGCATGTCCATATTGATaagtgaaatatttgtaaatgttgatagtttattaacatagaaaaccTAAAAACTATAAATTGTCAACTGCCAAATATTGGCATGGTCGTTAAATGTCATATCCTTGACATTTATGTATACATCCGGTTACTTCGGTAAATTCCGTCATTACGAGTATCCCGAAAACGTCGTTGAACCCATGCATCGATACAACTAATTGAAAGATGTCAAATTAATTAACAGATACTTAACGATTTTGCGGCATCGCACTATAAACGTTTGAAGTCGGTTtgttggagttcctgtcaatataatacttccatgcttTGACATAATACTCTATAAATTCCTTTAATTATTATGCAAATAGAAACAAGAttgtaaatcaaaatatatgtacTTAGCAAAATCTTAGTTGCTATAAAATTGAAATTGGAGTATAAGTGAATCTGacatattttagatttatgagtacatgtcggttaaaagctcataAGACCTTATGATATGTTCTTATTAGTCTCTGCTTATTTGTTTACTATGCTGActctaaataaaacttatttattcatttttatttatctgaCAGCATTTTAAATCTTGTTTTCTTATGCTGTACCAATTCTTTATGGAGCAGCACTTTccaactaaatatatttttttttattaattgttattgactttgatcTATATATACagctagctgtcagtaactgatTTCTCCttggcatgtttttttttatcaggccTTTGTCTATAGTGAGAATTTGCTATTGCTAATAACTTGCTGgtctgttttgaattattttcacAACTTGTTTCCccatacattttgtacaagacaaagatagatttataatttgttataaacAGTCATGAGTGTGGGTACTTGTTGGGTGATGAAGGATGTATAGTGACCTCTAAATGTTTATTGTCTATTCTGTGTTGTTGGAATGCTGTTTGACAATTAGTCCACTTACTCTATTATTAACAATAATTTTGTAAGGGTGCAAGGTAACCTGATTTTTAGATTAAATAAACAGATATTTCATGATTATCAATTTATCATTAAGATGTTAGGAGAAAGTCTGCAATAAATAAAACTTACCTGTCGAATATAaggtaaatttaaaattgttccTATAACTGGTACTCTTCTTAAAAAGTTAATTACTACTGGGAAAAACCCACTGAAAGAAGAAAAGTTTACATATATCAATAAACAAGTTAAACAATTAACTATTGCTCACTATTcatctataatcatgataatactaaaataacgaggtccaatttgttagccatCATGGAGTAAAaatgacaaatcaaagaattcaactgtatATATAGCATATAAAGGACAATGGTCAtgatggtgttgattaaaaattacaccattctagacccttttgttttccacataattaatattgctaaTAATTAACAACTTCTGGGTCGAATCCGATACTGATACCAATATAGTATATTCATCACTGTTTggctgttacctattaccttatctgtacgtccAACATTTGACCGgcacaccaccaaacggtgtgTTTAGGATTTGCTATTTACACGGGTCATactcacagggttgacactactaaattcaatcattgtcgcATTGTTTCCTATTGCATGTCATGTatgtattgtagtattttaatcagcataactttataagatgacaatactaatactaaaaatCTAGACTTAAAAAAGGCCTtcataggtacagttttcaatttgttagccggcatgatgTACATCTAAAATCTGCATattaaagaattcaactttatttataataatataggACTATGCTGTCGATTAAAAACTACTCCATCCCAGGCCCTTTTATTTCcaaatacatgtaattaataTTATCAGTAATAGATAAGTTCCAGGATGAAAAGTTCaaacaaagattttgaaaacagagaaaactgtgcatcttataatcagcatgactatatcagatgacaataccaatacaaaaatccaggctaaaataaggtttacacatagttatatacttaaATTCAGTCATGGACCCGCGATATCATGGGTGTGAACTAgtgctatatatatacatgtatatatatatgtaaatcaaTACCCTGCAATTAGTATCCAGTAAACAGGAACTTGATGAGCATGATGAGTGATTTACGCAGACAacaacaacatcataccattatacgatcccaataAATTTTTTGCGGTTCAACCGTTGTATAAAAAGCATGATGAGTGATTGATGTAAAAAAGCATGCTTACATGAATGTCCATGCCAAATTTCACAAAACCTTGATTTGTAGTTTTCATACATGGCCATTAcgttaaacattgttaaagaaAACATAAGAATTTGTTCTTAGtattacataaaaagtaaaatatcaaaaatactgaggaaaattcaaaactgaaagtcctcaatcaaatggcaaaatacattgtacataaaaGATATTCATAATCAAGTGCATCATATGCATGTTGTAAACCTACTCCTTAGTAATAGAGAAAATCTGCTATAACAAAGTAATGTTAGAATGAATTGAAACTAGAATATGTCATTCCTAGCCTCAAGATAAACTTATACCTTTCATAATGAACTGACTACATGTAGCTCCTCTGGTTacagtttttatttttacagacatacatgtacatgtaacagttGTCCATGATAAACTGTGATCCCTAAACTTAATAATGGATCAGTGTCAGTATACTTATTTCATCTCACAATGACTTTCTAAAATACAAGTTGAACTGTTCTTTTGcttaaacatattaaatatacAATGATGTACTCAAAACGGGATAAACATTTATAAGTCTTAAACTGTCCCATATTTTCAGTTTCTTTGTGTGTTTTCAAAATGGTTTTTGTAGGACATATTGCATGATGTAATTATAACATCTCTGAAATCTTGttagcaaaatttcctcaaagcAAATTACTTATCATGCTTGTGGGATTCTTAACCTGATTCACATTGTAGTCAACTATGTTTTTTGTCTGTTTAAATTGTAATCATGTTACATGTAATAGTACAACTTCGACCTCTGCACTAGATTACACAAACATATATGTGCACAATATATATTTCTTGTTATAATATGTATCATACTATATATACTTGCCTAAATAATAAGAAAAATCCATATAATTCTACACACATTCCTATGACTGGAAATCCTAATAATACAACAAATATTCCTCCAATAAAGAAACTTGTggctttaattttatgtttttgaaagaaaaatctTACAGTTCTTTCCATTCCTATCACAAAAGAAAGTCCAACTATAAATAAAatctgaaaagaaagaaaaatacaaatgaacaTTAATCATAAATGTTATATGGTTATAacatcaaatttattttacaaagcCATGGCCAGATGGCTGTAATTTCTGATGCTCAGGTACTGTTCACTATCTTTTGGGTTTCTGTTTATATccttttcttgtatttttgtaaattaagatcgattgaaatattttgttttaaatatacagATCATCAGGATAAAGTTTCCTGTTCTCTTTCAGTCTTTTCATGTTAATTTGAACTTTCCTTATTCAAATCTTTGTCAAGGTaaacatagacatgatagatggtTATCAGATATTTTTACACTAATTTTTACAGGTACACATGTACCATATTCTTTAAACAAAGACTTACATTTCCAATGGCTAGTAATCCTCTgtcaaagaaaaacataattCCTAGAAACAGAAAGGCAATTCCAAATCCAGCTAGCCCAACACCAATCtctgaaaaaaagttaatttggattaaacatttaaataatttaccAACAGGTATTTTTAAACATCTCAAACATATTTAATGCAGGCAGTATATATCACAATATTAATCCTTTACacttatttcttaattaaaaactTACCACTATGTTCAGTcagagatataactctatagggttattacagaaaataacttgcatgtgttattacagatactttcatgagttgtctactctttatttcttaatttttctaaatctgtaataacatttgtcagtcaggggtactacttgtacaagttatttttatttacttgaagaagtaaaaagaaatatacacatataagtaaataaataatgtttgaataatctgcccttaattttctcaaaaatttacatgtataagtaaatttttcttacaatcccacaaaagtcctcaagttttgagatgttaattcatgcctttaatgatttttcccaggtttaCTAAATTTTTTGtattagagttcaatgtttcatctcattaattcaacaaagaaactgattgtgCAAAGATCTTAAGGATTtgcgcaaggccttcaaaaattgctccttgggggcttgtaaatgagcaatgttctgaagataacagaaaattgggattttcattgtccatgaaattacacttaaatgattagtagaCATCTGTAAAgggcagataatttaaaattctattagagcaaagaaatcataagaattcaataaaagaagataggattacttttttacttctacaagaaaaaaaaattgaatgtctaagggacataactcggccaatattttttttacctatacaagtaaataaaattcacttgtataagtatcctaaaaatttacttatataagtatattaatattacttcttcaagtaattaaaaataacttgtacaagtagtacccctgactacTGTATGTTAGTTATTTGTAAAATTCTTTCATTTATAGTGGGCTCTAGGGAACTCTTGATACTTTAATTTGCGCAGAAACAACATGCATAGCCTTGATAactaatttttaaattaaattaatacatttttgattaaccatggtaaatcaatgagacagctattcaGGGATAAACTTGGCTGTGATAACAAGGCTAGGTTATTAAAggaatgtaacttattatataagacacttgggaattactgAGAAACTTGCACAGAATCCATTTCATGCTCTGGTCATTATTtcttataataaattaaaacacaTTGTAATTAAGCATGATGTATCTCTGAGCAAATGCTTTGAAGTGATATAGAAGtgatgatttcctaggaaaattagtctggggccaaacattttattaaatgaaattgatacacaactcttaaacaatattaaaacataatatttatcaaaacctttTAAAATAAAGGGCATGGACGTTTTTACCTAGGaatattaatgacatggacatgatttcctaggaaaattagtctgggaacatgaatttgattaaaaataaaaatgcacaactctaaaataatattaaaagttaacatttaaatttccattgttcaTATGTAAATGATttgattcataaatatttttcttataaaaaaaggacatgcatacatgccaacttttcaaaatgcccatgggggttttacatGCAAGATGGATCCTATAGTTCTACAAAACCATCAAGggcttcaaatatattttaatgttgttttttgacTTCTTAATTAATACTCTTACAAGACTATAGCCattgtaaaatttattgttttgttgaaattgtggacaaaattgctctttcaaaatttctatttgggagcctccatgtagtccggccgattggtgcagatatagagcagaattgttcacttgatgaggaaagcacgaaactttgcatagtagttcttggttatataccctttgatttcagctatggacccactctgaaaatccaatatggctgccattttcaagatggcggaaaaacggtataaaaatcaagattgtcctaaaggtattctatataatttcggaaattaaagttATGATTCTTcaaaaatggacttcatgttcttgaatttgttatcaattaattttaaaatataataaataatttggttatttctattacacatacatttgcaaatatggctgcacatacaaaaataaatagtgaaattcaaaatgttaatcaatatggtACATGTTAttctttaaacgctttcagttttaatggttggaaagaaataggttgaaacgagtcgattgaacgttaatataggtcggttaaatgtggtggaatagtagataactcatctgaactttgaggcagtgccgagggcaccctgtctcgtgtctcttcaatgtaacgtcttacgtcacttatcgcgtTTTCATCTGCCGTACGCAGTACATCGTCAAATTgttctatgtaatcaataggtgtacctttTCTTCATCGGAATAGGCGATTCtcatcatttaaaatggttaaggggctactatttccttttccaacGACGTGCGAGACAAATTCGCAACTATTCAGCGAGTATGgtcctaaaatgcactcctgatcagcacttttattagttttaatggtaacagtcatttCTGAGTTTGGtggaactgtgatggttcgttttatgcaaacttgctgagttgaaatctcgtttccaccgttaacaaatgccgcatttatcactttattgttgatggtaattgtgggagtactcaggtttatcactgcgctcagtatgtccaaaatatctagcctaagtataacatcgtctgttTACTCTATTGATGTCGAGATT from Mytilus edulis chromosome 7, xbMytEdul2.2, whole genome shotgun sequence encodes the following:
- the LOC139481048 gene encoding vesicle transport protein GOT1B-like; amino-acid sequence: MYQITDFQKIGVGLAGFGIAFLFLGIMFFFDRGLLAIGNILFIVGLSFVIGMERTVRFFFQKHKIKATSFFIGGIFVVLLGFPVIGMCVELYGFFLLFSGFFPVVINFLRRVPVIGTILNLPYIRQVADKLGESNSMREGEP